Proteins from a single region of Desulfatiglans anilini DSM 4660:
- a CDS encoding DMT family transporter gives MVDSWYVFAIGALILMGLQRFLYKVSAEWKCNTAWTSFAFMGTVTVLSGGAFFVSGGEERHVSILLVVSAVNSLSFLLATVAHMEALKAIPTSIAYPIIRLNVVPVVLFSVLYFKDVLSPFQVAGIVLAVSVMLILTRESGSHADRSRNARRGVLLACLSLAGGAVASISSKFAALHTNPLAYMALSYFLSTVFSFGVRRRFEQEGVSRDLRPALLIGLSMGLINFGGYYLFLKALNSGPLSLVISIVGMHFVIPILLAVFLYGERLGLMRLLAVAMTIGSILLMRL, from the coding sequence ATGGTGGATTCCTGGTATGTATTTGCCATAGGCGCGCTGATCCTGATGGGGCTCCAGCGCTTTCTCTACAAGGTCTCCGCCGAGTGGAAGTGCAACACGGCCTGGACCTCTTTCGCCTTCATGGGGACCGTGACGGTCCTGAGCGGCGGGGCCTTTTTCGTCTCGGGGGGCGAAGAGCGGCACGTTTCAATCCTTCTTGTCGTCTCGGCCGTCAACAGCCTGTCCTTCCTGCTTGCGACCGTGGCTCACATGGAGGCGCTCAAGGCTATCCCCACCAGCATCGCCTACCCGATCATCCGGCTGAATGTGGTGCCGGTGGTGCTGTTCTCCGTCCTCTATTTCAAAGACGTGCTCTCTCCCTTTCAGGTGGCCGGCATCGTCCTCGCGGTGAGCGTGATGCTGATCCTCACCCGGGAGAGCGGCAGCCACGCGGACCGGTCGCGCAATGCCAGGCGGGGCGTTCTCCTCGCCTGCCTCTCGCTCGCGGGCGGGGCGGTGGCCTCGATTTCGAGCAAGTTCGCTGCGCTGCACACGAATCCGCTCGCTTACATGGCGCTGTCTTATTTCCTTTCCACCGTGTTTTCCTTCGGGGTGCGGCGCCGTTTCGAGCAGGAGGGGGTGAGCCGCGACCTGAGGCCGGCCCTCCTGATCGGTCTGTCGATGGGCCTGATCAACTTCGGGGGCTATTACCTCTTCCTGAAGGCCTTGAACTCAGGGCCTCTCTCTCTGGTCATCTCGATCGTCGGCATGCACTTCGTCATCCCCATCCTCCTGGCGGTCTTCCTCTACGGCGAGCGGCTGGGCCTCATGCGGCTCCTGGCCGTCGCCATGACCATCGGATCCATTCTCCTGATGCGCCTGTGA
- a CDS encoding 6-phosphofructokinase, with protein sequence MDITGTEKPVIAILTGGGDVPGLNPCIKTVVYRAASEGIRVLGIRRGWAGLLEYNPDDPETASQCFQELTPGEVRTIDRYGGTYLHTSRTNPSAVKKKNVPEFLARQFKKNDKTKDFTQHVLKNLERLGVRAIIPIGGDDTLSFAERIHKEGFPVIAIPKTMDNDVFGTDYCIGFSTAVTRGVEFIHALRTCTGSHERIAVIELFGRYCGETSLISAYLAGVDRAIISEVPFDPHRLAELIMQDKRANPKNYAMITISEGARMIGGDLVLSGESDAYGHRRLGGIGEETGAVLKELTGEDVLNQRISYLMRSGAPDSLDLMVAVNFANMTIDLFLKATFGRLVALSRGIYTDIPLSTISSGQKRVDVRELYDADEYRPKVRHVSGKPMFLY encoded by the coding sequence ATGGACATTACAGGGACTGAAAAACCGGTCATTGCTATTTTGACAGGGGGCGGGGATGTTCCCGGCCTCAATCCATGTATCAAGACCGTCGTTTACCGGGCGGCGAGCGAGGGAATCCGGGTCCTCGGCATCCGGAGGGGCTGGGCAGGCCTGCTGGAATACAATCCGGACGATCCGGAGACGGCGTCTCAATGCTTTCAGGAGCTGACACCCGGCGAAGTCCGGACGATCGACCGCTACGGCGGGACCTATCTCCACACGTCCCGAACCAATCCGAGCGCCGTCAAGAAGAAGAACGTCCCGGAGTTTCTCGCCCGCCAGTTCAAAAAGAACGACAAGACGAAGGACTTCACACAGCATGTTCTGAAGAACTTGGAGCGGCTCGGCGTCAGGGCGATCATCCCCATCGGCGGAGATGACACGCTCAGTTTTGCCGAGCGGATCCACAAGGAAGGCTTCCCCGTGATCGCCATCCCGAAGACCATGGACAATGACGTCTTCGGGACGGATTACTGCATCGGTTTCTCCACGGCGGTCACGCGCGGCGTCGAGTTCATCCATGCCCTGAGGACCTGCACGGGCTCGCACGAGCGGATCGCAGTCATCGAGCTTTTCGGACGGTACTGCGGCGAGACCTCCCTCATATCGGCCTATCTGGCCGGGGTCGACCGCGCGATCATCTCGGAGGTGCCTTTCGACCCGCACCGTCTGGCGGAGCTGATCATGCAGGACAAGCGCGCCAATCCGAAGAACTATGCGATGATCACGATCTCGGAGGGCGCGCGGATGATCGGCGGGGATCTGGTGCTCTCGGGCGAGTCCGACGCATACGGCCACAGGCGCCTCGGCGGGATCGGAGAGGAGACGGGGGCGGTCCTGAAAGAGTTGACCGGCGAGGATGTGCTCAATCAGCGGATCTCTTATCTGATGCGGAGCGGCGCCCCGGATTCCCTGGATCTCATGGTGGCCGTCAATTTTGCCAACATGACGATCGACCTGTTCCTGAAGGCCACCTTCGGCCGGCTGGTGGCGCTGAGCCGAGGAATTTACACGGATATACCCCTGAGCACGATCTCGAGCGGCCAGAAGCGGGTGGATGTAAGGGAACTCTACGATGCGGACGAATATCGTCCGAAGGTGCGGCACGTGAGCGGCAAGCCCATGTTCCTGTATTGA
- the ispG gene encoding flavodoxin-dependent (E)-4-hydroxy-3-methylbut-2-enyl-diphosphate synthase, producing MLDDIRRRRTRRIQIGSVPIGDGAPIAVQSMTNTDTRRIDATVDQIRALAEAGCEIVRLAVPDAEAARALREIRSQIGLPLIADIHFDHRLAIASLDAGADGLRINPGNIGGKPALTRVIHAARERRVPIRIGVNAGSLQKDILEAYGHPTPEAMVASALEHIRFFEAEGFTDIKVSLKSSRVLDTIRAYERFSEAVDYPLHLGVTEAGTLISGTVKSAIGIGYLLAEGIGDTFRVSLSRDPVEEVKVAYEILRALELRHRGPEIISCPTCGRCEIDLFRLVEEVERALSGMTASLKIAIMGCVVNGPGEAREADVGIAGGRGQGILFRKGEVVRKVPEADLARVLLDEVQKLTSQ from the coding sequence ATGTTGGATGACATCCGGCGGCGCAGGACGCGCCGCATCCAAATCGGTTCGGTGCCCATCGGAGATGGCGCCCCGATCGCCGTACAGTCCATGACCAACACGGATACGCGCCGGATCGATGCGACCGTCGATCAGATCCGGGCCCTGGCGGAGGCCGGGTGCGAGATTGTCCGTTTGGCGGTTCCGGACGCGGAGGCGGCCCGCGCGCTGCGGGAGATCCGGTCGCAGATCGGACTTCCCCTGATCGCCGACATCCACTTCGACCACCGGCTGGCGATCGCCTCTCTCGACGCCGGGGCGGACGGGCTCAGGATCAACCCCGGCAATATCGGCGGGAAGCCGGCCCTTACGCGGGTGATCCACGCGGCCCGTGAACGGCGGGTGCCGATCCGGATCGGGGTCAACGCCGGCTCTCTTCAGAAAGACATCCTGGAGGCCTATGGTCATCCCACGCCGGAGGCGATGGTGGCCAGCGCCCTCGAACACATCCGCTTCTTCGAGGCCGAAGGGTTCACCGACATCAAGGTCTCCCTGAAATCCTCGCGGGTGCTCGATACCATCCGCGCCTACGAGCGGTTCAGCGAGGCGGTCGATTATCCGCTTCATCTCGGGGTGACGGAGGCCGGGACCCTGATCTCGGGAACCGTCAAGAGCGCAATCGGGATCGGTTACCTGCTCGCTGAAGGGATCGGGGACACCTTCCGCGTCTCTTTGAGCCGGGACCCCGTCGAGGAGGTCAAGGTGGCCTACGAGATTCTCCGGGCGCTCGAGCTGCGGCACAGGGGGCCGGAGATCATCTCGTGCCCGACCTGCGGACGCTGCGAGATCGACCTGTTCCGTCTGGTGGAAGAGGTGGAGCGGGCCTTGAGCGGGATGACGGCGTCCCTCAAGATCGCGATCATGGGCTGCGTCGTGAACGGGCCGGGAGAGGCGCGCGAGGCCGATGTCGGGATCGCGGGGGGCCGCGGGCAGGGGATCCTTTTCCGGAAGGGCGAAGTGGTGCGGAAGGTCCCGGAGGCGGACCTGGCCAGGGTCCTCCTGGACGAGGTGCAAAAGCTGACGTCCCAGTAG
- a CDS encoding ASKHA domain-containing protein, with translation MFTPQPNDLWIRRISLNLHPPSLKDNTADADRLVKALRRELGSSKVVAAFTLGNGLPKRLRDARYQVDALVYEDQDVWTVFDAVPRTDGAAGIYGLALDLGSSTIVLRLVDLATGRIAAERSFNNPQIEIGPDILTRIHYAGQNQGLSRLQRLVIDRLNREIAAAAAENGLSPGQLAGLSLAGNTVMTHLFLGLDPYWICREPYIPVMNTPPITAAGSLGIAIHPSAPVFVFPNVGSYFGGDLIAGIIASGMTERDETAFLVDVGTNAEVVVGNRDWLMACAGAAGPALEGGVASMGMMAAPGVIDKVVIDPESREIRIHTIGELPPIGICGSGLIDLAAQLFLAGMIDLRGKFVREACGGRMIELDGIRHLTVVEAEASGTGEPLYLSQPDIDALIRSKAAMYTILTTIGNTVGIPLHAIERFYVAGTFGSYIDPRSAITVGMIPDLPLETYVSLGNTSLEGATRALLSAAVRRESQAIRDRITYLELNVNQEFMNLFSAAKFIPHTDRSLFPSVGGA, from the coding sequence ATGTTTACACCTCAGCCAAACGACCTGTGGATCAGGCGCATCTCCCTCAACCTCCATCCACCCAGCCTGAAAGACAACACGGCGGACGCCGACCGGCTCGTCAAGGCCCTGCGCAGGGAACTCGGGAGCTCGAAGGTCGTGGCGGCCTTCACCCTGGGCAACGGCCTCCCGAAGCGCCTGAGGGACGCGCGCTATCAGGTGGACGCCCTCGTCTATGAAGATCAGGACGTCTGGACGGTCTTCGACGCCGTCCCCCGGACGGACGGCGCCGCCGGCATTTATGGACTCGCCCTGGACCTCGGCAGCTCCACGATCGTGCTCCGCCTGGTGGACCTCGCCACCGGCCGGATCGCGGCCGAGCGCAGCTTCAACAACCCGCAGATCGAAATCGGGCCGGACATCCTGACGCGCATCCATTACGCGGGGCAGAACCAGGGGTTGTCCCGTCTGCAGCGGCTCGTGATCGACCGCCTGAACAGGGAGATCGCCGCGGCCGCGGCCGAGAACGGCCTTTCGCCCGGACAGCTGGCCGGCCTGTCGCTCGCCGGCAACACGGTCATGACCCACCTCTTCCTGGGGCTCGACCCCTACTGGATCTGCCGGGAGCCGTATATCCCGGTGATGAACACCCCCCCGATCACTGCCGCGGGCAGCCTCGGGATCGCCATCCATCCCTCGGCACCGGTCTTCGTCTTCCCGAACGTCGGGAGCTATTTTGGCGGGGACCTGATTGCGGGGATCATCGCCTCCGGGATGACCGAACGGGACGAAACGGCCTTTCTGGTCGATGTCGGGACCAACGCCGAGGTCGTGGTCGGCAATCGGGACTGGCTGATGGCCTGCGCCGGGGCGGCCGGCCCTGCCCTGGAGGGCGGCGTGGCCAGCATGGGCATGATGGCGGCCCCGGGGGTCATCGACAAGGTCGTGATCGACCCGGAATCCCGTGAGATCCGGATCCACACGATCGGGGAGCTGCCGCCGATCGGGATCTGCGGCTCCGGCCTCATCGACCTCGCTGCCCAGCTTTTCCTGGCCGGCATGATCGACCTCCGGGGAAAGTTCGTCCGGGAGGCATGCGGCGGACGGATGATCGAACTGGACGGGATCCGCCACCTGACGGTGGTGGAAGCGGAGGCATCCGGAACCGGCGAACCGCTCTACCTGAGCCAGCCCGACATCGATGCGCTCATCCGCTCCAAGGCAGCCATGTACACCATCCTCACCACCATCGGAAACACGGTCGGGATCCCCCTGCACGCCATCGAGCGTTTCTATGTCGCCGGGACCTTCGGTTCCTACATCGACCCCCGGTCAGCGATCACCGTCGGCATGATCCCGGACCTCCCGCTCGAGACCTACGTCTCCCTCGGCAACACCTCGCTCGAAGGGGCCACCCGTGCGCTCCTTTCGGCGGCCGTGCGCCGGGAAAGCCAGGCCATCCGTGACCGAATCACCTACCTCGAATTGAACGTCAACCAGGAGTTCATGAATCTCTTCAGCGCGGCGAAATTCATCCCGCACACGGACCGGTCCCTTTTCCCGTCGGTCGGAGGGGCCTAG
- the mpl gene encoding UDP-N-acetylmuramate:L-alanyl-gamma-D-glutamyl-meso-diaminopimelate ligase: MAQPLTMDPKRPLLDPGLNRLPGKPERIHLMGICGTGMASLAGMLKERGLTVTGSDQNTYPPMSDFLERLGIEVRQGYAAANLMPRPDLVIVGNVITRENPEAAALAAAAIPYLSFPQALQAFAFEDKRCIVVAGTHGKTTTASLAAWVLTCAGLAPGFMIGGIPGNFERNFNAGDGPYFVIEGDEYDTAFFDKGPKFLHYRPWMTLLTSIEFDHADIYRDLAHVRESFAQLIQLIPPDGRLIVNGEDLVVMEEVRRSRAPVVRYGFTAGMDWRAEGVETIGAVTHFDVLKGEEGIMRCGTPLYGRHNIANALSVIALADALGIEASKTVAALQAFKGVKRRQEVVGEASGVLVIDDFAHHPTAVRETIAAVKSRYPDRRLLALFEPRSNSSRRSVFQDRYALAFDAADGVFIPEPVLMQKIRPEERFSSARLVEDLRARGLEAFHAPHAEGLMEILQGEVREGDVLLFMSNGGFDNLPGRIFERLTRKG; encoded by the coding sequence TTGGCACAACCGCTCACAATGGACCCAAAAAGACCGCTTCTGGATCCCGGCTTGAACCGTCTGCCCGGGAAGCCGGAACGAATTCACCTGATGGGGATCTGCGGGACCGGCATGGCCTCCCTCGCTGGCATGCTGAAGGAGCGCGGATTGACGGTCACCGGCTCCGACCAGAACACCTACCCGCCTATGAGCGATTTTCTGGAGCGGCTCGGGATCGAGGTCCGCCAGGGGTACGCGGCGGCGAACCTGATGCCGCGGCCGGATCTGGTCATTGTCGGGAATGTCATCACGCGGGAAAACCCGGAGGCCGCCGCCCTCGCTGCCGCCGCCATCCCCTACCTTTCTTTTCCGCAGGCCCTGCAGGCCTTCGCCTTCGAGGACAAGCGCTGCATCGTCGTCGCCGGGACCCACGGGAAGACTACGACCGCCTCTCTGGCAGCCTGGGTGCTCACCTGCGCCGGGCTCGCCCCGGGGTTCATGATCGGCGGCATCCCGGGCAATTTCGAGCGCAACTTCAACGCGGGCGATGGACCCTATTTCGTCATCGAAGGGGACGAGTACGACACCGCCTTTTTCGACAAGGGCCCTAAATTCCTGCATTACCGCCCCTGGATGACCCTCCTGACCAGCATCGAGTTCGACCACGCCGACATCTACCGGGACCTCGCGCATGTGCGGGAAAGCTTCGCGCAGCTCATCCAGCTCATCCCGCCGGACGGCCGCCTCATCGTGAACGGGGAGGATCTCGTCGTGATGGAGGAGGTCCGGCGGTCCCGGGCCCCGGTTGTCCGCTACGGTTTTACGGCCGGTATGGATTGGCGCGCCGAAGGAGTGGAAACGATCGGGGCCGTGACGCATTTCGACGTCTTGAAGGGGGAGGAGGGGATCATGCGCTGCGGAACCCCGCTTTACGGCCGCCACAACATCGCGAACGCGCTTTCGGTCATCGCGCTGGCGGACGCGCTCGGGATCGAGGCTTCGAAGACGGTTGCCGCGCTGCAGGCCTTCAAGGGCGTCAAACGCCGGCAGGAGGTCGTGGGGGAGGCCTCCGGGGTGCTCGTGATCGATGATTTCGCGCACCACCCCACGGCGGTTCGGGAGACCATCGCGGCCGTCAAGTCCCGCTACCCGGACAGGCGCCTTCTCGCCCTCTTCGAGCCCCGCTCGAACTCCAGCCGGCGGAGCGTCTTTCAGGACCGCTATGCCCTCGCCTTCGACGCGGCCGACGGGGTGTTCATCCCGGAACCTGTGTTGATGCAGAAGATCCGCCCGGAGGAGCGGTTTTCCTCGGCGCGCCTTGTGGAGGATCTCCGCGCCCGCGGGCTGGAGGCTTTCCATGCCCCGCACGCCGAAGGGCTCATGGAGATCCTGCAGGGCGAGGTCCGGGAGGGTGACGTGCTCCTGTTCATGTCCAACGGCGGGTTCGACAACCTGCCGGGAAGGATTTTCGAAAGGCTCACCCGGAAGGGTTGA
- the rpmB gene encoding 50S ribosomal protein L28 has product MAKVCEICGKKPVTGYNVSHAHNKTKKRWYPNLQKVRCLKNGQPVRIRVCTDCIKSGRITKA; this is encoded by the coding sequence ATGGCCAAGGTCTGTGAAATCTGCGGAAAGAAACCCGTAACGGGATACAACGTCAGCCACGCCCACAACAAGACCAAGAAGCGCTGGTACCCGAACCTCCAGAAGGTGCGGTGCCTCAAGAACGGGCAGCCCGTGAGGATCCGCGTATGCACCGACTGCATCAAGTCCGGGCGCATCACGAAGGCCTGA
- a CDS encoding proline--tRNA ligase: MRFSQYFIPTFKEIPADAEVVSHQLMLRAGMICKLTSGVYTYLPLGLRAIRKVERIVREEMDRSGAIELLMPTVQPAELWQESGRWEYYGLELLRLKDRHGREGCLGPTHEEVITDLVRREIHSYRQMPVNFYQIQTKFRDEIRPRFGLMRGREFIMKDAYSFDCDEAGANRSYEIMRETYTRIFARCGLRFRAVEADTGTIGGSYSHEFMVLAETGEDVIASCTQCDYAANLERAEVLPPGNDGPAAAPAAVEAVATPGKRTIEEVTAFLGVRPDQLIKTLIFVADGEAIAALVRGDHELNEAKLKRFLGAQQIELADAALVEEATGAPIGFAGPVGLKARILADHAVMAMADAVTGGNQADLHLRHVQPSRDFKAAGVGDLRVITPEDPCPRCGGEIQFSRGIEVGHIFKLGTKYSRAMKALFLDENGQELPIIMGCYGIGVGRTVAAAIEQNHDADGIIFPVPIAPFEVTVLPLQMHDKDVVDAAGRIYGELQAAGLDVLLDDRDERAGVKFKDADLIGSPVRVTIGARGIRNGEVEVRLRSAAESESVPVAEAVGLVRRKVAEGYDSVK; this comes from the coding sequence ATGCGTTTCTCGCAATATTTCATTCCCACCTTCAAGGAGATCCCGGCCGATGCGGAGGTCGTCAGCCACCAGTTAATGCTGCGGGCAGGCATGATCTGCAAATTGACCTCCGGGGTCTACACCTACCTTCCGCTCGGGCTGCGGGCCATCCGCAAGGTCGAGCGGATCGTCCGGGAGGAGATGGACCGCTCGGGGGCGATCGAACTCCTGATGCCCACCGTCCAGCCGGCGGAGCTGTGGCAGGAAAGCGGCCGGTGGGAATACTACGGGCTCGAACTTCTGCGCCTGAAAGACCGGCACGGCCGTGAGGGATGCCTTGGCCCCACCCATGAAGAGGTGATCACGGACCTGGTTCGGAGGGAGATCCACTCCTACCGGCAGATGCCCGTGAACTTCTACCAGATCCAGACCAAGTTCCGGGATGAGATCCGTCCGCGGTTCGGGCTGATGCGCGGCCGGGAATTCATCATGAAGGACGCCTACAGCTTCGACTGCGACGAGGCCGGGGCCAACCGGAGCTACGAGATCATGCGCGAGACCTACACGCGCATTTTTGCTCGCTGCGGGCTCCGCTTCAGGGCGGTCGAGGCGGATACCGGCACCATCGGCGGCAGTTATTCGCATGAGTTCATGGTGCTGGCCGAGACCGGCGAGGACGTGATCGCGAGCTGCACGCAGTGCGACTATGCCGCCAACCTCGAACGGGCCGAGGTGTTGCCGCCCGGGAATGACGGCCCTGCGGCGGCGCCGGCCGCTGTGGAGGCGGTTGCGACCCCCGGCAAACGGACGATCGAGGAGGTGACCGCTTTTCTGGGGGTGCGGCCCGATCAGTTGATCAAGACCTTGATCTTTGTCGCGGATGGGGAGGCGATCGCCGCACTCGTCCGGGGTGACCACGAATTGAACGAGGCCAAGCTAAAGCGCTTCCTGGGCGCGCAGCAGATCGAACTCGCCGATGCGGCGCTGGTGGAAGAGGCGACCGGTGCGCCGATCGGCTTTGCCGGACCGGTCGGCTTGAAGGCCAGGATCCTCGCCGACCACGCGGTCATGGCTATGGCCGATGCGGTCACCGGCGGCAACCAGGCCGATCTTCACCTCCGGCACGTCCAACCCTCGCGGGATTTCAAGGCGGCCGGGGTGGGGGATCTGCGGGTGATCACCCCGGAGGACCCCTGTCCCCGCTGCGGCGGTGAAATCCAGTTCAGCCGGGGAATCGAGGTCGGTCATATCTTCAAACTCGGCACCAAGTACAGCCGGGCGATGAAGGCCCTCTTCCTGGACGAAAACGGGCAGGAACTTCCCATCATCATGGGATGCTACGGCATCGGCGTCGGGCGAACGGTGGCAGCCGCCATCGAGCAGAACCACGATGCCGACGGGATCATCTTCCCGGTGCCGATCGCGCCCTTCGAGGTGACCGTTCTTCCGCTGCAGATGCACGACAAGGACGTCGTGGACGCCGCCGGGAGAATTTATGGTGAGCTGCAGGCCGCCGGCCTGGACGTCCTTCTGGATGACCGCGACGAGCGGGCCGGAGTGAAATTCAAGGACGCCGATCTGATCGGGAGCCCGGTCAGGGTCACCATAGGGGCGCGGGGCATTCGGAACGGGGAGGTCGAAGTCAGGCTCCGTTCCGCAGCCGAAAGCGAATCGGTCCCCGTGGCGGAGGCGGTCGGTCTGGTCCGCCGAAAGGTCGCCGAAGGGTATGATTCGGTTAAATGA
- a CDS encoding RelA/SpoT family protein yields MIRLNDITDKLLKYHPKANTALVEKAYVYSAKVHLGQVRLSGEPYLSHLLETAYILARLKMDVTCIVAGLLHDTIEDTKASLEDIERLFGPETALIVDGVTKISQMQFSNREQRQAENIRKMILAMSSDIRVIIVKLSDRLHNMRTLGYHSPEKQKLIASETLDIYAPLAGRMGIYWLKSELEDLCLYYLEQEVYQTIKMEIAQRRDEREKFIREVKELLIAKFKEVGIEAVVKGRYKHFYSIYRKMVDQDLTVSQVFDVLAFRVIVDSVKHCYEALGHIHSMWKPISGRFKDYISMPKANMYQSLHTTVIGPWGERMEVQIRTWDMDRVAEEGIAAHWKYKEGAAARQTDDKQFAWLRQLLEWQKSLDDPAEFLDTVRMDLFPNEVYVFTPTGEVKEFPKGATPIDFAYSIHSEVGEKCMGARVNGKMVPIRYMLQNGDIVEIITSPKQHPSKDWLDFVKTSRAKNKIRHWIKNQEKEESIQLGRSVLEKMLEQENVTLPNLMKSDVLAEVARDVSFHSIEEMLAQIGFGKLSARQVVGRLKTKLGIKEDKTHGLVEKVVSKIRRRRGGSGIKVRGVSDMLVRFANCCHPIPGEKVVGFITRGRGITIHQKNCRHILHADPDRLVEISWDTGQEETHIARLKVTSLDQKGILADLSAVLTQKNANIVQADVKTTIDKKGIALFTLELENFQQLQDIIAGLKRVKNVLKVERQ; encoded by the coding sequence ATGATTCGGTTAAATGACATCACCGACAAACTGCTGAAATACCATCCCAAGGCGAACACGGCCCTGGTGGAAAAGGCCTATGTTTATTCGGCCAAGGTCCACCTTGGGCAGGTCCGCCTGTCCGGAGAACCCTATCTCTCGCACCTCCTCGAGACGGCCTACATCCTGGCCCGCCTCAAGATGGACGTGACCTGCATCGTCGCCGGGCTGCTCCATGACACGATCGAGGACACCAAGGCCAGCCTGGAAGACATCGAGCGCCTGTTCGGACCGGAAACCGCCCTGATCGTAGACGGCGTCACCAAGATCAGCCAGATGCAGTTCTCGAACCGCGAGCAGCGTCAGGCCGAGAACATCCGCAAGATGATCCTGGCGATGTCCTCCGATATCCGTGTCATCATCGTCAAATTGTCAGACCGTCTGCACAACATGCGCACCCTCGGGTACCACTCGCCCGAAAAGCAAAAGCTCATCGCCTCGGAGACCCTGGACATTTACGCCCCTCTGGCCGGCCGCATGGGGATCTACTGGCTGAAGTCGGAACTGGAGGATCTCTGCCTCTACTATCTCGAGCAGGAAGTCTATCAGACCATCAAGATGGAGATCGCGCAGCGCCGCGACGAGCGCGAAAAATTCATCCGCGAGGTCAAGGAACTCCTGATCGCGAAGTTCAAGGAGGTGGGCATCGAGGCGGTCGTCAAAGGCCGTTACAAGCACTTCTACAGCATCTACCGGAAGATGGTCGACCAGGACCTGACCGTCAGTCAGGTCTTCGATGTGCTGGCCTTCCGGGTGATCGTCGACAGCGTCAAACACTGCTACGAGGCGCTGGGGCACATTCATTCGATGTGGAAACCGATCTCGGGGCGCTTCAAGGACTACATTTCGATGCCGAAGGCCAACATGTACCAGTCCCTGCACACCACGGTCATCGGCCCCTGGGGGGAGCGGATGGAGGTGCAGATCCGCACCTGGGACATGGACCGGGTTGCGGAGGAGGGTATCGCCGCCCACTGGAAGTACAAGGAGGGGGCGGCGGCGCGGCAGACGGACGACAAGCAGTTCGCGTGGCTGAGGCAGTTGCTCGAGTGGCAGAAGAGCCTCGATGATCCGGCGGAGTTCCTGGACACCGTCCGGATGGATCTTTTTCCGAACGAGGTCTACGTATTCACACCGACGGGCGAGGTCAAGGAGTTCCCGAAGGGGGCCACGCCGATCGACTTCGCCTACAGCATCCACTCCGAGGTGGGTGAAAAGTGCATGGGGGCGCGCGTCAACGGCAAGATGGTCCCCATCCGTTACATGCTCCAAAACGGCGACATCGTGGAGATCATCACTTCCCCGAAACAGCATCCCAGCAAGGATTGGCTGGATTTTGTCAAGACTTCGCGGGCCAAGAACAAGATCCGCCACTGGATCAAGAACCAGGAGAAGGAGGAGAGCATACAGCTCGGCCGCAGCGTCCTCGAAAAGATGCTGGAGCAGGAGAACGTCACGCTTCCGAATCTCATGAAGAGCGATGTCCTTGCGGAGGTCGCGAGGGACGTCTCCTTCCATTCGATCGAGGAGATGCTGGCGCAGATCGGCTTCGGCAAGCTTTCGGCGAGGCAGGTGGTCGGCCGGCTCAAGACCAAGCTCGGCATCAAGGAAGACAAGACCCACGGGCTGGTCGAAAAGGTCGTGAGCAAAATCCGCCGGAGGCGGGGCGGCAGCGGCATCAAGGTGCGGGGCGTGAGCGATATGCTGGTGCGCTTCGCCAACTGCTGCCACCCGATACCCGGAGAGAAGGTGGTCGGGTTCATCACGCGGGGCCGGGGCATTACGATCCACCAGAAGAACTGCCGGCATATCCTGCATGCGGATCCGGACCGCCTGGTGGAGATCTCATGGGACACCGGACAGGAAGAGACCCATATCGCGCGGCTCAAGGTTACGAGCCTCGATCAGAAGGGGATCCTGGCGGATTTGAGTGCAGTGCTGACCCAGAAAAACGCCAATATCGTTCAGGCCGATGTCAAGACGACGATCGACAAGAAAGGTATTGCGCTGTTTACATTGGAGTTGGAGAATTTCCAGCAGCTCCAGGACATCATCGCTGGACTCAAGCGGGTCAAAAACGTGCTCAAGGTGGAGAGGCAATGA